The DNA region TAGGCTATAGATGTACTGTATTTGAGGCCCAGATTGAGGCATAATATGTCGGATGTGCTAACATTTCCTGTAGTTTAAAGgttgcactatgtaatatttttcgtggtttatttccagaattcatgccgcccatgctacccttttcatgaatacttaccaccaccatcaccattctaagtactcattatgacatggaaaattgctcttttcattcatgaaaagggggatcttttccatgtccatgtcatttccagaaatagacacttttagctgcaaaacgtcctGTACTTTGGTGagactagtaaatatttgttgaTAACtttgcaagtattcatgaaaaggtcaattttggcaatatgcagcacagtttcaatgagcagcatacttgcaatccctaatctggccaccatcccacacagtgcactTTTTAAGTGGAATGTTCTGATAGCAAGGGCTACGGCGGGCCTTTGGACTTGGCAGTTGTATTGTGAATAGTTCTCAGAATGTCTCCACTGCAATGATATGCGACGCATGATGCCTCTCGCTCTGACTGAGCTCAATTCCTGACGTACTGTACTTCATCAGAACAAAGACTGCATTGAGGTTGTGCAAGTAAAGAACATATACAAGTGTACTGAGAACGACTCTGGAAACtcaaagatcgtttttttttcctctgattGGCGTTTTAGGTATTTTTGTCCTGCCTTCGCCATTTCAAATTGATGCACTGCACCATAGAATAGAGAGAGTTGAAAGAGAGACGTGGTAAAAGCTTCAGATAAAACATGAATGGCAAGTGGAGAGCActggggtgcagagagagagtccCCCACAtatgggtttgcatgcccatgggaacGCAGGCTCGAATCCGGCCTGCCTGGGTCAATTCCCAAACTAttgatggaaaatctagcaatattaagaCCTGCctaggcatttttttgtccattaatattgctagattttccataaaTAGTTTATACACTAATATTGCTACAACTCCATAGGACAGAAAATTCacctattaaccatacaagtgaatactgtcaaccaataaccaaattatggaattatgtattctgttagttgttaacctgtggatttcccgtttttatgcaatgttccCTTTGTCTGCGACCCCCCCTATGGGttctgacccccagtttgggaactactgcccTAGTGTATGCGACCCCCACAGCTGCTGAGAACATGAATGATGTGGTCGAAGAGCCGCTGATTGATATCTGTGATAGTAATGAACTGCAACCAGACCGTGCTAACAGACACAGTggatgcgttccaatatgtgaccttgtgtcctccacttgggcttgtggcctcgccccctctcctggtccctcctccggggagaaaacaattaagtcagcctagccaaaacaatttttgggggactagtcttcattcaccatccagtttacacatgagaaaatgactttacaattgagcttttgcaagatattgaaatatgatgctgttgtcagtgatgtcatcatgacatattacttcctggtaagaggccgcaagcacaagtggaggatgcaaggtcgcatattggaaagcacacaGTAAAATGCACATATACCGAAGTGGCTTCTTGAAGTTGTGTAACCATGGAAACATGCTCACCTTATGGAACTTATGGCCCCTCTTTGCTCCGAATCCCGAAAATCAAAAGACGGATTTACATGACATGTCATTTCATTTTTGGCACGCTTCAAGGCTCACAGCGGGGAGACTCTAACTGACCTAACTGACCTAACACCGAAAACGTTAAAAAGATGATGTTGATTCTCTATCCCCTTCTATGAAATACTGTGAACTGCAGATGTTTTGGTTTTATATCCACAGGGCATAATGCCATTGGTAATTCAGATTTCATTTTGCTAATGCAAGGGTTGTATAGTTTGTAAACTCCCTAAAGACTGGAAATCTTGCGTTTAACAGGACGATAGAGATGACAAGGCCAGAAGAGGGATGTATGAGGTGAACCCAGCTACTCCTAAGTGATTTCCAGGCCTGTGCAGGTAGAAAATAAATCTACATATCTATATCCTATGCCTGGggaggggaacctttttcatgcaAATTCATCCATGGGCCGTAAAAATCCTCAGAGGGCcgaactatgaacacaaaccaggatttccccctgcactttaggcctttattgaaagcAGCCCCCTTTAAAACAGATCACACCtccacaccttctctaggttccctgaatataacttaattgtattgcaaatgtattttctaagattcctttacaaggaaacggccctcgagacataggttccccatccctgtctTATGCTGTATGCCACTGTAATGTAAATCAATTTATTACACTAAAACAACATGATATTTAAATCTTTATGATGTTCAGATTAATGTAGATGAAATAATTAATAAAATGAATTATTGTCTACTTCATAGGGTCGATGAACACATGCGTTTTAACAAAGGAGGGTATGAGAAGATCCACAAGTCAGAAAATACAGAATCTGCAAAAGGAGTGATTAATGTACTGTCTGACTACGTCAAAACTGTAAAGTAAAATCCATGCATCATTTATTTTCTGGAAATGTCCAGTTTTTCATTGTACTGTTTGTAAATTATTGAAAATAAGACAGTTAATCTCAacaacactttttttgtaaaatagtATTAGTCTATATGGTGCATAATGTTAAGAGTGTATATTTTCTTTATGTATTCATTAAATTTCATGGATAAAAAAGTACTTACTCATAAGTCTATGTTTTGAAGCTGGTGGGAATAAGAGGTGTTTGAATGAATCCTGTTTTCACTAACAATAACACTTAGTATGAATTACGTCACTTGTGATTATTGCTTGGAAAAAAACAttccaaatgcaatgtaaacgGACCAAAATATGCTTTATGCCTAATTTTATAGTCCTAGACTGCAGTATATCCAAAATGGCCAAATATGCAGTGTAGTCTCAGAGGTGTTGCCCCAgtacactgtttgtgtgtgtgactacattcAGAGCCACGTGTTGTAACTCTTCAACCTCAATGGAGTCTGGGCGCTGACCCAAAGCACAAACTCAAATAAAGAAAAAGTTGTTTGTTGTGAGTCAAGACACACCTATAGTATTGCCACCCTAATGCGATAAGATAAGTGATCAGTGCTGGAATATTAAATGGGATTCCTTGGAACATGAATCTTCACGCTTCTATTTGCAAAATTTGGGTGGAAGGTGATGTAGACTCACAACTAAATGATTACGGATTTGGGGTTGGTGCACTGCTCACCTCaactcaggggtgtcaaactcaaattgactgagggccaaaatcaaaatctggcaTGAAGTTGCAGGCCAAACTCAATGTACACCTATGTTTTAAAAATTGACAAAAATTGTGCTTGAATGCACTTCACTCATaattcaatttcacacacacttttccccatCATATACAGTAGAGCAAATGTGCCAGCACATATTGTGTAGCATATgaatgtgagctgtttcactggcctgggtcTTCTCATAGTCCTGTGCTGTGACACACCAAAGTTCATGTTCAAGACTTGTTACGCTCTacgtaatggtgtatgtgggccaactgtaattcaCATTTGAACTGATCTCGCGTACCGAATGAAATTACTCCACGGGCCATATTTGGCCCCCCGGTccaagtttgacatccctgccttaactggttggtggagagagagtgtgtgtgtgtgtatgtgtgtgggagagagagagagagagtgtgagagagagagagaaagagagagagagagacagagagagagagagagagagagagagagagagagagagagagagagtgtgtgtgtgtgtgtgcaatgtgcgtgCCACATTAATAGCTGACAGGGTGGTGCCTGATACTGCTTGATCATGTTGGTCGATAAGAAGAACAAACACGGAGGTGACAGCCAGAAGCAAAGCCAGACTGTAGCTAAACACCTGACTCATTAGGTGGGAATATTTGTGGAGCATGCTGATACACATACAGTAAGAAAGTAACAGTGATTAACTGTATTGTGCCTGACACAAATTAGAACTGCCCGTAATTTGTGAGTCAAAATTAATGATGGACGTTGTTTTGTCAGAACTTGCTTCAGTCCCCAAGCCATGTCAGGCTGTCAtgagtaagcagttagggtgtcagacttgtagcctaaaggttccTGGTTcgtctcccgacccgccaggtcggtAGGGGGAGTAAAGGGCTCCGCATACTTAACATTTGTAATTTGGcgtgagaaccattaaaatgtggcagaccattcatagtcaaaagcgccatttacaggcgttTGCTTATATTGCCTTAATTCCTGGGTTGCATTTGTCACACGCTTGAAATCTctttgatctaccgctgctggtggtcAACATGGGATTGGAGCCATTCCAactcagtgctctcccccatcctcctccatgactgaggtactctaaGCATCGTACCATCCCACTGCTCTGCTCCTCTGGAGCACTGTTTGGGGCATACAGTAAACGGATAtgaatgaggcataaatgcagttgtgttctgtgtgctgtgtcacaatgtgaatgggagtttcccaggtgggctttcactgtcATTGTGGATGTACATTAATGTTTACTCTTAAGAACTTACCTTAACTTCTGTGTTCTGTTCTTCTGTCTTCTTCAGGTTAAGGTTTTTGTTTTAATCCAAACTAGACTATTGTAGTGCTCTTATGGCTGAGCCGTATTGCAAGATTATATGTCACCCCTTTTCTCCATTGCTCATGTGCTGAAGTACGTAAGAGCTTGTTAGGTTGACTCATTGCTCATTCTTTAAAAcccttttttaaaggtgcactgtgtaatatttttagtgatttatttccagaattcatgctgcccattcacaaatgttacctctttttttaatgaatacctaccaccgccattttgaattgacattttagctgtaaaactctATACTATACTTTGTTATACTAgtatatatttgttttttactttgtaaatattcattaaaagatgGGAGCTCAACCTCATGATTCCTACTGGCTTTACTTCATTCAAGTATACACTACAACCATTGATTGTAGTGCTTTGGATAACTGAATAAAAGTAACTAACTGTATGTGTAGTCTGGAAAGTGCATTGTTTAAAAACATTTGATAGTGCTGAACATCGCTGGAGAGAAGAGCATCTTTCAAATACTAACTGTAACTATGGGCGTGCCACAAGATTAAAGGTGATGCTTTGATTGGACAGACCTGGAGTGGGCGTGCCTTCCCAAATTCATTACTGTTCTGTCTTTCTTGGAATAATTATATTCCCCCGCTCCATATAATGTAATAACCATATAGTTGATTAGTCACATCACTTTCGGGTAAGGAAGAGTGAGGTAATGGCTGGTGTGGATCAGGCTTTGTTTTTTGACATGTGAGATGAGATAGCTTTGGGTGGCGTAGTCACTCCTTCCGTTAAGCACTTTTTAAATGTGTAAGGAAGCTGTTTATATTGTGTATTTAGTATTTCCCAACATTGCAAAGTCTCCAAACAGACACACCTCATAGTAGAGACTCGTGCCACACTTAAACTCATTCAACACATGTAAATAGCTTATAACCTATGCATTTAATAACTTAAGCTATACTGTACTAacaaactagcctgattatcatcgacattcaaatctcttcgagacttggtctgaccaagagcataacagttagcatttcccaaatgacACGGTTCacccgtctcccttggtttgcttatagtTGTTTGCTTActggcaaagtgggaggagttcccgtattttcgggaactcagaaagttacttgcattgctcttgacctgactagttgcagtgctgaaagtgttgcgtcactagcagggcacagcctggctactaaCAAACCCTAACACCAGACCGCATTTTAGACATCCATCTTAGATTGCAAATCAGTACAACACATGCATCTGTGTTGAGGTGTTTATTGGCCCGTTGGAGGCATGTCCCAAAGGATCTTCAGACAGAATCACGTAGACACTGCCCCCATGTGGACAGAAGGTGCTGTCGTTCTTTCAAGAATAACTTTCATTATAATAAAAGAATAACAGAACCTTCCTCTACTTTCCAATAACAGCGATCCTCCATCTCTTTTGGTTTATAGTGGCATGTCGTGAAAGAAGGCAGCATGtgtggttttcttcttcttcatcgcTTGACTGGAGTCTTGAGGTGCTTGAATAAGAGCAGCTACTGTTCAGTCTTTGTGTTCTCCCAAATCCGCCGTTGACATTTTCAAGCATTCCTGCTCGACTGAtgtttaaaaaagagagagagaaagaaaaaaaaactgagccCATTGGTGAGTTTTTCATGATCCCTGGGTTTTCATTGGTGGGTTTTTCATGATCCCTGGGTTTTCATTGGTGAGTTTTTCATGATCCCTGGGTTTTCATTGGTGAGTTTTTCATGATCCCTGGGTTTTCATTGGTGGGTTTTTTCATGATCCCTGGTGCTCCAGGCAGGGGTGTCACACAGAGGGGTAAAGTGTGAcaacagggccccatgtatacagggggcccccacacagtccgatttatgaacatactcagggaagctgacaagcggggacaaaggggtcagttgttccaggcccagggagatacggGGGGCAGAaatgggtttccattacattgtatgtattgggtgggggggcctttcagatgactttgtcccgggcctagcaaaaactgtcagcggtcctgaaCATACTATATggcgtgtggggggggggtgtccattgGAGCAGATTGTACATATGGGCCCAAAATGTGTGTTTACGCCCCTGGCTCCAGGGTTCTCAGCCAGAGGTCCAGGGCGTACTTGGTGCCAGTGCTGACTCGCTCCACGTCCTCCCCCTCCGCTGGTGCCCGGTTGCAGAGCACGGACGCGGCCATGGCTGCCTCCCGCAGCTCCCCTGTAGAGGACACCTCTACCACgctagagaaaagagaaaaaacaacacacacagaaaagttgCTTTTATATTCAACAAACACTCAGTGAATAGTTGCTTTTTAAAACATGGAAACctgtggaaattcaaaatggtaacatttgtgaatgggcagcatgatttctgaaACAAatggctaaaaatattacacagagaaCCTTTAATGTAAATCCATCTAAGAGGTCTCATTAACTCTCAATTCTCAATTAAAATCTCAATTTCTATCAGACGCAACTGCATGGTTCATatcaaaataaaaacagaaaagtaAAATATGAAACTAAAAAGACAAATACTCAACCATCAGACTCTCTCCAGTGTCGCCAAAGATTTTCTAAGTTCTGATAGACCGTCTCCGGTGTCGCCTAAGCTTGGAAAAGAACCTAACAGATCTCTTAGATGGAtttacattaaaggtgcactgtgaaatatttttagcagtttgtttccagaattcatgctgcccattcataaatgttaccattttgaatttccacagGTTTTCATATTTTTTATAAAAAATCAACACAACTATTCTGTCACTGCATTTGCTGCATTTTGTCTTTGCAGTCTGCATTTTTCCTTTGTAaggtatttacattacattacatttagcagacgcttttgactgcagcgacttacaaggaggacattcaagtaaGTACAgtatggccctgccgtgacccaacggtggggcactgggtcgCTACTCCGGCGCCCCggattcgattctggcctgggtcatttgccagtcctccaccatctctctctctcccactcacttcctgtcaccaactCCAACTGTCCCATCCAATAAAGGCAAACAAGTTTGataggcggacaaagatgtgtccgtctatgcactgttGCCTTgcggacacaggagggaatgtcaaagaatgtgtttcagacaaAGATTGCAtttcagatggacagagagacggatggacataccctcttatagagatgctaggacgcatcaaaaaggccctaaaaatatttgtatattaaattatatgtaaatgtatattttttaaagtaaGCGCAGTGTACCTGATGGTGTGAGGCAGGTTGCTGGGCAGCTGGACCGGCTGCTCCTCCCCGTCCACGGCCGACACGATGGCCCTGACCAGGCTGGAGTCCACCCAGAGGCAGCCGCTGACCTCCGCCGGCTCCGGCTTCAGACACGCCTGCAGAATACGTAGATCAAAAAGTGTAAGGAGCACGCACCGCACATCCCAAAAAAGCAAATTGCTGTGGGTGAAGAATATATAATAACGCATATgtggaaaaagagaagagatattctgtgatggagtgaccatcactagggttgtgggtgtgttctgactgtcacgccaacaagcctggctctttggtgtagcagtcagagccttagtttactaccccagaaggcccGGGTTCGAGACCcgactgggcaactctactcccctttgctacatatTCGCATACCgcaaaaagctcccttgtcgtgatttaatgtgaaaaaaaGGGCACAACGTTTCCATGTGAAGTGACTGTTGCATTGTGGGAGAGCCTACCTGCAGCTGAAGATGAGACATGGTGCTGTGCAGAAGCATGTAGGTCACTATATGATGCCTCTTAGGAGGACCAATGGACAACATCGGTGGGAAGACCgactgaagagaaagaaagaaagaaagaaagaaaaaaagaaagggattTAGAAGTCCTAAGCAAAACAGTGGGCTGCAATTGCATTACAACAAATCGAAATGCTGCAAATGTACTGTGTGTTGATGTGTAAGAGCAAAAAAGACAGGTACGGTGCATTTATTTACCTCCCACAGGCCAAGTAGTTGAGATGAAACTTCATCGGGGTTTAACTCAAGTCCTGTCTCTTCTTTCAGCTCCCTCAGTCCTGCATCCAGCAACTAACAAGAGACCAAAAGGCAGCCTGTCTGATATATTGAAATAGTCAAAACCATGCTTAAATAGAATTATTAtttatcaatattattattattatt from Engraulis encrasicolus isolate BLACKSEA-1 chromosome 5, IST_EnEncr_1.0, whole genome shotgun sequence includes:
- the nudt17 gene encoding nucleoside diphosphate-linked moiety X motif 17, with product MEKVRRILVHLSRDKSVPQCAKFVQSITGHFARSPIDDHVRVNCSLENNRFILYEAGEKGSQTQLTRASFCPFKHLTDSEAAAIPEDILDRGVDVGVAVLLQTANQRLLLTRRAATLRIFPNVWVPPGGHVELDESLLDAGLRELKEETGLELNPDEVSSQLLGLWESVFPPMLSIGPPKRHHIVTYMLLHSTMSHLQLQACLKPEPAEVSGCLWVDSSLVRAIVSAVDGEEQPVQLPSNLPHTISVVEVSSTGELREAAMAASVLCNRAPAEGEDVERVSTGTKYALDLWLRTLEPGA